Proteins co-encoded in one Gossypium arboreum isolate Shixiya-1 chromosome 11, ASM2569848v2, whole genome shotgun sequence genomic window:
- the LOC128283891 gene encoding uncharacterized protein LOC128283891 — protein MIWADVQEDPEATMVRFLAGLNRDIANVVELQHYLEVVDMVHMAIKVEKQLKRKGPSRGFSTSNTSKWGQSSSKDLPAFRGKESTGPPKTNKPNTEVNKGKAPKTSLNRNRDIKCFKCLGRGHIGDEEEKEFESTSKVEEDLEQPMEFELLVVKRSLSLQGTENDLQRENIFHTRCQIGGKVCSVIIDGGSCTNVASTMMVEKLGLPTTKHPSPYKLQWLNDGRELKVTKQVLVSFTIGKYTDEVLCDVVPMYAGHLLLGRLWQFDRRVLHDGYTNRYTFKFMGKNDFKDVFPEEVPSGLPPLRGIEHQIDFMLGVQCQIDLPTEPIRRKLKNYNGFVVSANGLEVDQEKIKAIQDWPRPTSLTQVRSFHGLANFAKTFEIECDASGVGIDVVLTQEGRPMAYFSEKLSGVVLNYPVYYKEMYALIQALETWQHYLWPKEFVIHSDHESLKHIKGQHKLNRGHAKWVEYLESFPYVIKHKKGKDNIVADALSRRYTLLSYLDSKILGFALLKDSYANDSDFGKIYVTCENGVFDTFYRYEGFLFKEVHEAHSGGLMGHFGVNKTLATLHKHFYWPRMRKDVERVCERCIACLLSLPTDQFVHADAKKKGDFVKDLHQKVRANIEARTESYVRNTNKGRKRMVFEPGDWVWVHLRKERFSVQRKYKLLPRRDRPFQILERINENSYKVDMPGDYNVSTTFNVSDLSPFDADFDLRTSHFEEGGMMRAHPTVQLVRVKVI, from the exons ATGATTTGGGCGGACGTGCAAGAAGATCCTGAAGCAACGATGGTGCGATTCTTGGCTGGTCTAAATCGAGATATCGCCAATGTGGTCGAATTACAACACTACCTTGAAGTGGTTGACATGGTCCATATGGCCATCAAGGTAGAAAAACAACTCAAGCGAAAAGGCCCAAGCCGAGGATTCTCCACTTCTAACACTTCAAAGTGGGGCCAAAGTTCGAGTAAAGACCTTCCAGCCTTTCGAGGAAAAGAATCCACTGGCCCTCCGAAAACCAACAAACCGAATACCGAAGTTAACAAAGGTAAGGCACCAAAAACATCGCTCAATCGAAATCGGGACATCAAATGTTTCAAGTGTCTCGGAAGAGGACACATAGGGGACGAAGAAGAGAAAGAATTCGAATCGACTTCTAAAGTCGAGGAGGACTTAGAACAACCCATGGAATTCGAATTACTTGTTGTGAAGCGAAGTCTAAGTCTCCAAGGCACGGAAAATGATCTCCAACGAGAAAATATATTTCATACTCGTTGTCAAATCGGAGGCAAAGTCTGTAGCGTCATTATCGACGGAGGCAGCTGTACCAATGTAGCAAGTACCATGATGGTCGAAAAACTTGGTTTGCCTACTACCAAGCATCCGAGCCCCTACAAACTTCAATGGCTCAACGACGGCAGAGAACTTAAGGTAACAAAGCAAGTACTTGTCTCATTCACCATTGGTAAGTATACGGACGAAGTACTTTGTGACGTTGTACCGATGTATGCGGGGCATCTACTCCTTGGTCGCCTATGGCAATTTGACCGGCGAGTGCTACATGACGGGTACACTAATCGATATACCTTCAAGTTCATGGGAAAGAAC GATTTCAAAGATGTTTTCCCGGAAGAAGTCCCAAGTGGTCTCCCACCACTTCGTGGGATCGAACATCAAATAGATTTTATGCTGGGGGTGCAATGCCAAATCGACCTGCCTACCGAGCCAATCCGGAGGAAACTAAAGAATTATAACG GTTTTGTGGTTAGCGCGAATGGTCTCGAGGTAGATCAAGAGAAGATTAAGGCCATTCAAGATTGGCCAAGACCTACGAGTCTCACTCAAGTTAGGAGTTTTCATGGACTTGCGA ATTTTGCGAAGACTTTCGAGATCGAGTGCGATGCCTCAGGTGTTGGAATCGATGTTGTTTTGACACAAGAGGGCCGACCTATGGCTTACTTTAGCGAGAAACTTAGCGGAGTCGTACTCAACTATCCGGTGTACTACAAAGAGATGTACGCACTCATACAGGCACTTGAGACGTGGCAACATTATTTGTGGCCAAAGGAGTTTGTCATACACTCCGATCATGAATCCTTGAAGCATATCAAAGGCCAACATAAATTGAACCGCGGCCACGCGAAGTGGGTTGAATATCTCGAGTCGTTCCCATATGTCATCAAGCacaagaaaggtaaagataatataGTGGCTGATGCGCTCTCGAGAAGGTATACCTtgttatcatatttggattcCAAAATTCTAGGTTTTGCTTTATTGAAAGATTCTTATGCTAATGACTCTGATTTTGGTAAGATCTACGTTACTTGCGAAAACGGTGTTTTTGACACTTTTTATAGATACGAGGGCTTCCTTTTCAAGGAAG tgcatgaggcacatagtggcgGGCTTATGGGCCATTTCGGAGTCAATAAGACACTTGCCACTCTCCACAAGCACTTCTATTGGCCACGGATGCGAAAGGATGTGGAGCGGGTTTGTGAGAGGTGTATAGCAT GCTTATTGTCTTTGCCTACTGATCAGTTTGTTCATGCAGATGCTAAGAAAAAGGGGGATTTTGTCAAAGATTTACACCAAAAGGTGAGAGCAAATATCGAGGCTAGGACTGAGTCCTATGTGCGAAATACGAACAAAGGCCGAAAACGGATGGTCTTTGAACCTGGAGATTGGGTTTGGGTTCACTTGCGCAAGGAACGATTTTCGGTCCAACGTAAATATAAGCTACTACCTCGCAGAGACAGACCTTTTCAAATTCTTGAACGAATAAACGAAAATTCTTATAAAGTTGATATGCCAGGTGACTATAATGTTAGCACTACTTTCAATGTTTCAGATTTATCCCCTTTTGATGCAGatttcgacttgaggacaagtcattttGAAGAGGGGGGAATGATGCGAGCGCACCCAACGGTTCAGCTAGTTCGAGTAAAGGTCATCTGA